One Desulfovibrio fairfieldensis genomic window carries:
- a CDS encoding AAA family ATPase: MARADLLVRLVQSGVRGDKVTFRKVVEAMIAEERARQHLVLAAKLETALKAMPFERPVQTNSGTLMDSRSANLFHEVLPQRKLTDLVLSSEVLQLVEAVIQEQHRVDLLRSYNLEPRNRILLVGPPGNGKTTLSEAVAEALAVPLLVVRYESVVGTYLGETANRLKKLFEYASTRKCVLFFDEFETLGKERGDLHETGEIKRVVSSLLMQIDALPSHVLVIGATNHPELLDRAVWRRFQVRVNLPDPTRDRLQEWFIKFEQRIGISLGHAPGTLAKRLLGSNFAEAEEFGTTIFREYVLTQPDADMKKIVTKALAAWKVRTVTTNNERRAE; this comes from the coding sequence ATGGCAAGAGCGGATCTTTTGGTTCGCCTTGTTCAATCCGGCGTGCGGGGCGACAAGGTTACCTTTAGAAAAGTCGTTGAGGCAATGATCGCCGAAGAACGCGCAAGACAACACCTTGTCCTGGCTGCCAAGCTAGAGACAGCCCTTAAAGCTATGCCTTTTGAACGGCCCGTGCAGACCAATAGCGGTACCCTGATGGATTCGCGTTCTGCGAATTTATTTCATGAAGTCTTGCCTCAAAGGAAATTGACAGATCTTGTCCTTTCCTCAGAAGTTCTCCAATTGGTGGAAGCCGTAATTCAGGAACAACACAGAGTTGATTTGCTCCGATCATATAACCTTGAGCCGCGTAATCGAATTTTATTGGTTGGCCCCCCCGGTAACGGCAAAACGACCTTGTCTGAAGCCGTTGCGGAAGCGCTTGCCGTGCCTCTTCTCGTGGTGCGATATGAGAGTGTGGTAGGCACATATTTAGGAGAGACAGCAAACCGGTTAAAAAAGTTATTTGAATATGCCTCAACACGCAAATGCGTTCTTTTTTTTGATGAATTTGAGACTCTTGGCAAAGAGCGCGGTGACCTTCATGAGACAGGAGAAATAAAACGCGTAGTCAGCTCATTACTAATGCAAATTGACGCACTGCCAAGCCACGTCCTTGTGATCGGTGCAACAAATCACCCAGAACTGCTGGATCGAGCTGTTTGGCGCAGATTCCAGGTGCGTGTAAATTTACCTGACCCAACACGAGATCGGTTACAAGAGTGGTTTATAAAGTTTGAACAGCGCATTGGCATTTCATTAGGGCATGCTCCTGGGACATTGGCCAAACGCCTACTAGGATCAAATTTCGCAGAAGCTGAAGAATTTGGAACGACAATATTCCGCGAATATGTCCTGACCCAACCCGATGCTGATATGAAAAAGATTGTTACCAAAGCCCTTGCGGCCTGGAAGGTGAGAACTGTAACTACAAACAACGAGAGGAGAGCTGAATAA
- a CDS encoding tyrosine-type recombinase/integrase, with protein MGKYPAPELLECLRRVEARGALEVTRRVRGLCSMIFRYAIATGKAERDVAADLIGACATPKKQHRPTITDPQEVGRLMQAIDACSASAVVYCALRLAPLVFVRPGELRNAEWSEFNLEAAEWRIPAHKTKMRSLHIVPLSTQALDILKELHPLTGNGDFLFPSVRTASRPMSDNTINVALRRIGYAKEEICGHGFRAMASTLLNELGWNRDAIERQLAHGERNKIRAAYNHAEFLPERRKMMQAWADYLEQLRERNFIC; from the coding sequence TTGGGGAAATATCCAGCACCAGAACTTTTAGAATGCCTTCGCCGCGTTGAGGCCAGAGGTGCGCTTGAGGTTACGCGCCGGGTGCGCGGCCTTTGCTCTATGATTTTTCGTTATGCCATTGCCACGGGCAAGGCAGAACGTGACGTTGCCGCCGACCTCATAGGAGCCTGCGCAACCCCCAAAAAACAGCACCGCCCGACCATTACTGACCCGCAGGAAGTTGGCAGACTCATGCAGGCCATTGATGCCTGTTCAGCCTCGGCAGTTGTATATTGCGCCCTGCGGCTGGCCCCTCTGGTTTTTGTACGCCCTGGTGAGCTGCGCAATGCGGAATGGAGCGAGTTCAATCTGGAGGCTGCTGAATGGCGTATTCCAGCCCATAAAACAAAAATGCGTTCTCTGCATATTGTGCCACTCTCTACACAAGCCTTGGACATCCTCAAGGAGCTGCACCCTCTTACAGGTAACGGAGACTTTCTTTTTCCTTCTGTGCGGACGGCATCCCGCCCAATGTCTGACAATACCATTAACGTGGCGTTGCGCCGGATTGGATACGCCAAGGAAGAAATATGTGGGCATGGCTTTAGGGCCATGGCTTCAACCCTGCTCAACGAACTCGGCTGGAACAGGGATGCTATCGAACGCCAGCTTGCCCACGGTGAGCGCAATAAAATTCGAGCGGCATATAATCACGCGGAGTTTTTACCGGAACGCCGCAAAATGATGCAGGCGTGGGCTGACTATCTGGAACAACTCAGAGAAAGGAATTTCATATGCTAA
- a CDS encoding plasmid mobilization protein, with the protein MQAESRKHAPRKNGRPKGDPIKVRHMTIGVRVNPAEWQTLQLRARHMGMSPAQWLRTAALSRRMPLPPVPEVNRKAYGELARLGVNLNQITKAANAGRTAVPFGLLRELLRAIMCLQASLMGVADSMPPVAEEVH; encoded by the coding sequence ATGCAAGCTGAGTCGCGCAAACACGCCCCCCGAAAAAATGGACGCCCAAAGGGCGACCCCATAAAGGTGCGCCACATGACAATCGGGGTGCGCGTTAATCCGGCAGAGTGGCAGACTCTTCAGCTTCGTGCGCGGCATATGGGCATGAGCCCTGCGCAGTGGTTGCGCACAGCAGCTTTAAGCAGGCGCATGCCGCTTCCACCCGTGCCAGAGGTTAACCGCAAGGCCTATGGCGAACTTGCGCGGTTGGGCGTGAATCTCAACCAGATCACCAAGGCTGCCAATGCAGGGCGAACCGCTGTTCCCTTCGGGCTGTTGAGGGAGCTACTTCGCGCGATCATGTGCTTGCAAGCCTCCCTGATGGGCGTTGCTGACAGCATGCCGCCAGTGGCAGAGGAAGTGCATTGA
- a CDS encoding helix-turn-helix domain-containing protein: MLNDILKTPQEIRLGIAAKAQAKRLALNMSQKDLAARSGVSLGSVKRFETTGEISLASLLAIALILNDLEAFSGLFNPPRTENLFKPQSPAPRKRAGRKRHES; encoded by the coding sequence ATGTTAAACGATATATTAAAAACTCCGCAGGAAATCCGGCTCGGCATCGCCGCCAAGGCGCAGGCCAAACGTCTTGCTCTCAATATGAGCCAGAAAGATTTGGCGGCCCGTAGCGGCGTTTCCCTTGGCTCTGTGAAGCGCTTTGAAACAACAGGGGAAATCTCGCTCGCGTCCCTGCTGGCTATCGCCCTGATTCTTAACGATCTTGAAGCCTTTTCCGGCTTGTTCAACCCGCCGCGCACAGAAAACCTGTTCAAGCCGCAATCCCCAGCACCCCGCAAGCGGGCAGGGAGAAAACGTCATGAATCTTGA
- a CDS encoding type II toxin-antitoxin system HipA family toxin — MNLDVHLHAYGVRRHVGKLAAHSNAVLFQYAPEFLDSGINISPFRLPLSPEVKEDPKRTFDGLFGVFNDSLPDGWGLLLLDRALRKKGSSLHACLPLQRLAMVGAHGMGALEYTPAAEQAEEAVSVAELDALAEESLRILRDAPVDAGQLDKLIQLNGSSAGARPKILVNVADDYRIVPQGAGEPQGTPWIIKFRSAHEPPNTGLTEYAYSLAAREAGLDMPETHLFPSATSPGYFGVKRFDRVHGQKVHVHTACGLLHASHREPSLTYESLLRLTLLLTKDMREVLKMVRLMVFNVRSGNRDDHSKNFSFLLNKENQWRMAPVYDLTPSEGINGEQTCMVNNKGKDITEKDFLAAAATVDVDARTVREIIQQVDAALAEEKK, encoded by the coding sequence ATGAATCTTGACGTGCATCTGCATGCATACGGCGTACGGCGCCATGTGGGAAAGCTCGCCGCACACAGCAACGCCGTTCTGTTCCAGTACGCGCCAGAATTTCTTGATTCGGGCATCAACATTTCGCCGTTCAGGCTTCCGCTCAGCCCAGAGGTCAAGGAAGACCCCAAGCGCACCTTTGACGGACTGTTCGGCGTGTTCAACGACAGCCTGCCCGATGGCTGGGGGCTGCTTTTGCTGGACAGGGCATTACGAAAAAAAGGCTCATCGCTCCATGCCTGCCTGCCCTTGCAGCGCCTTGCCATGGTGGGTGCCCACGGCATGGGCGCGCTGGAGTACACCCCGGCGGCGGAACAGGCAGAAGAAGCCGTTTCTGTGGCGGAACTGGATGCGCTGGCGGAGGAATCGCTGCGGATTCTGCGCGATGCGCCTGTGGATGCGGGGCAACTGGACAAGCTTATTCAGCTCAACGGCTCATCCGCAGGGGCCAGACCCAAAATTCTGGTGAACGTTGCCGATGATTACCGCATTGTGCCGCAGGGGGCGGGGGAACCCCAAGGAACCCCCTGGATCATCAAATTTCGCTCCGCTCACGAACCGCCAAACACCGGGCTGACGGAATACGCATATTCCCTGGCGGCCAGAGAAGCCGGGCTGGACATGCCGGAAACGCACCTGTTTCCATCGGCAACCTCGCCGGGATATTTCGGCGTTAAGCGCTTTGACAGGGTGCATGGCCAAAAGGTGCATGTGCACACCGCCTGCGGCCTGCTGCACGCATCGCACCGCGAACCCTCACTCACCTATGAAAGCCTGCTGCGCCTGACGCTGCTGCTCACCAAAGACATGCGCGAAGTGCTTAAAATGGTGCGGCTCATGGTGTTCAACGTGCGCTCCGGCAACAGGGACGACCATTCCAAAAACTTTTCCTTCCTGCTGAACAAGGAAAACCAGTGGCGCATGGCCCCGGTTTATGACCTTACGCCGTCAGAGGGCATTAACGGGGAACAGACCTGCATGGTCAACAACAAGGGCAAGGATATAACCGAAAAGGATTTTCTGGCTGCCGCCGCAACTGTGGATGTAGACGCTCGGACAGTGCGCGAAATTATACAGCAGGTGGACGCGGCTTTGGCCGAGGAGAAGAAATAA
- a CDS encoding Arm DNA-binding domain-containing protein: protein MALSDMAIKKAKPREKIYTLKDADGLYLEIKPSGKKYWRLRYWIDSKENRLSIGEYPLISLAEARSRRDEKRRMIKDGIDPVAQVREQKAAVAPDKFFESVAREWAQKNANKWTEGHAELSLRRLEMNIFPYIGQKPIGEISSTRTFRMPSPR from the coding sequence ATGGCTCTAAGCGATATGGCTATAAAAAAAGCCAAACCCCGTGAGAAAATTTATACCCTCAAAGATGCCGACGGGCTTTATCTGGAAATAAAGCCTTCTGGCAAAAAGTATTGGCGTCTCCGCTACTGGATAGACTCCAAAGAAAACCGTCTCTCCATCGGTGAATATCCCCTCATATCTCTGGCTGAAGCCCGTTCTCGCCGCGATGAAAAGCGGCGTATGATTAAAGACGGTATCGACCCTGTGGCGCAGGTACGCGAACAGAAAGCCGCTGTAGCTCCAGATAAGTTCTTTGAGTCCGTAGCGCGTGAATGGGCGCAGAAAAATGCGAATAAATGGACGGAAGGTCACGCCGAATTGAGCTTGCGGCGTCTGGAGATGAACATTTTCCCTTACATCGGCCAAAAGCCCATTGGGGAAATATCCAGCACCAGAACTTTTAGAATGCCTTCGCCGCGTTGA
- a CDS encoding tetratricopeptide repeat protein, which produces MLTVAPKEVRENIARANGYLRRNEVKRALASMSAALRQYAGLQLTRAARAELDIQISEFLSALVHHQSMQPLLDPAQSGIPREIFYHQGKESALATVLDGLAKILREEAESSIRQEAEARLERKKNLIRTGVQLIREGQPAKGRAFLKRVAEEFSDEEGIRIQLGQIFTAAGQYTEAAEMYEEAMQAQPREAAAYTGAVAAWLKLREFEKAENIYKAILRTFGGHPSTFGKMAKMYLEWHRRAQAEDTALRALQADPRQADALEVMAVLDKK; this is translated from the coding sequence ATGCTCACCGTCGCCCCCAAGGAAGTGCGTGAAAACATCGCCCGCGCCAACGGCTATCTGCGCCGCAACGAAGTGAAGCGCGCCCTGGCCTCCATGAGCGCGGCCCTGCGCCAATACGCGGGCCTGCAGCTGACGCGCGCGGCCAGGGCGGAGCTGGACATCCAGATCAGCGAATTTCTGAGCGCCCTGGTCCATCATCAGAGCATGCAGCCTCTGCTCGACCCGGCCCAGAGCGGCATCCCCCGCGAGATTTTCTATCATCAGGGCAAGGAAAGCGCCCTGGCCACCGTGCTGGACGGCCTGGCCAAAATTTTGCGGGAAGAGGCGGAGAGTTCCATCCGGCAGGAAGCCGAAGCGCGCCTGGAACGCAAAAAAAATCTGATCCGGACCGGCGTGCAACTGATACGCGAAGGCCAGCCCGCCAAGGGACGCGCTTTTCTGAAACGCGTGGCCGAGGAATTCAGCGACGAGGAAGGCATCCGCATCCAGTTGGGCCAGATTTTCACCGCCGCCGGACAATATACGGAAGCCGCCGAAATGTATGAGGAAGCCATGCAGGCTCAACCCCGTGAAGCGGCGGCCTACACCGGAGCCGTGGCCGCCTGGCTGAAACTGCGCGAATTCGAAAAGGCCGAAAATATCTACAAGGCCATTCTGCGCACTTTCGGCGGCCATCCCTCCACCTTCGGCAAAATGGCAAAAATGTATTTGGAGTGGCATCGGCGCGCCCAGGCCGAGGATACGGCCCTGCGCGCCCTGCAGGCCGATCCGCGGCAGGCCGATGCCCTGGAAGTCATGGCGGTGCTGGACAAAAAGTAA
- a CDS encoding helix-turn-helix transcriptional regulator: protein MAKVAFLYRQRHYLPDEGFVRLSQILQVLPIGKTSWWEGVKSGRYPAPLKLGPRTTVWRVEDIRALISNVEGGDAA, encoded by the coding sequence ATGGCAAAGGTCGCTTTTTTGTATAGGCAACGACACTACCTGCCTGATGAGGGTTTTGTTCGTTTGTCGCAAATTCTCCAAGTGCTGCCCATTGGCAAAACAAGCTGGTGGGAAGGCGTCAAAAGTGGGCGCTACCCTGCCCCACTCAAATTGGGGCCACGCACAACCGTTTGGCGTGTTGAAGATATCCGGGCGCTAATCAGCAACGTGGAAGGGGGAGATGCGGCATGA
- a CDS encoding AAA family ATPase, with protein sequence MNLSQSHNQSNNLPPLRAINMEDFLAITLPERDFLLRPVIPTQGIAILFAPRGIGKTFAALGIALAVAGGLSIFNWHAPQARNVLYVDGEMPAISMQERLAALSLGMAVPPRALQNLSIITPDMQPRSMPDLATTYGQQALEPFLSGVNMLVLDNLATLCRTGKENESQSWTPIQTWLLDLRRRGMAVLLVHHAGKSGDQRGTSAREDIMDTVISLRRPKIYNVAEGARFEVHLTKARGIVGEEALPFEVHLRSEDNRLLWDVSDLVNVQAEELKRLLAEGLSLRDCSDEMGVSKSVLHRLKKRLEGEQ encoded by the coding sequence ATGAATCTTTCACAGTCCCACAACCAATCGAACAATCTTCCACCCCTACGGGCGATAAATATGGAAGACTTCCTCGCCATCACCCTTCCTGAGCGCGATTTTTTGTTACGCCCTGTAATCCCAACCCAAGGCATTGCAATTCTGTTCGCGCCACGCGGTATCGGCAAAACTTTTGCGGCATTGGGCATTGCCCTCGCGGTTGCAGGTGGCTTGTCCATATTCAACTGGCATGCCCCACAAGCCAGAAATGTTCTCTATGTGGACGGTGAAATGCCTGCCATCTCCATGCAGGAACGCCTTGCAGCCCTCTCATTGGGCATGGCGGTCCCTCCTCGCGCCTTGCAAAACCTCTCCATCATAACCCCTGACATGCAACCCCGGTCTATGCCTGATCTCGCAACGACCTATGGGCAACAGGCTCTTGAGCCTTTTCTCTCTGGAGTAAACATGCTCGTTCTGGATAACCTCGCCACGCTTTGCCGCACAGGCAAAGAAAACGAGTCTCAATCTTGGACGCCCATACAAACATGGTTACTGGACTTGCGAAGGCGCGGCATGGCCGTCCTGCTGGTGCATCATGCAGGCAAATCAGGTGACCAGCGCGGCACGTCTGCCCGCGAAGACATTATGGACACCGTAATCAGCCTTAGACGCCCTAAAATATACAACGTGGCAGAAGGAGCGCGATTCGAAGTGCATCTGACCAAAGCGCGGGGCATTGTAGGAGAAGAAGCTCTGCCCTTTGAAGTGCATCTGCGTAGTGAGGATAATCGGCTACTTTGGGATGTAAGCGATCTCGTGAATGTTCAAGCCGAAGAGCTCAAGCGCCTTCTCGCGGAAGGCCTCAGCCTTAGAGATTGTTCTGATGAAATGGGCGTCAGCAAATCTGTTCTGCATCGGCTCAAAAAACGCTTGGAGGGTGAGCAATGA
- the nadD gene encoding nicotinate (nicotinamide) nucleotide adenylyltransferase has protein sequence MTAHGVRRPGRAILGGSFNPPHVGHLRLAVEAREALGDLVRGVDMVPCAQPPHKKTGHLLPFELRAAMLEAALAPLPWLRCNRLEALRDGPSYTWDTLQAYRAAEPDTDFYFLLGSPDFALLPTWHQGLELPRLCHFVVVPRGDLTAEEFTDMTSALWPEAREHPPVLPGGRCMALPGGGLAHFLPLPWLAVSASRIRELWLAGRSVDYLVPRAALNLLQSHRQAIAAHWQEAK, from the coding sequence ATGACGGCGCACGGCGTCCGGCGTCCGGGCCGGGCCATTCTGGGCGGCAGTTTCAATCCGCCGCACGTGGGTCATCTGCGTCTGGCCGTGGAGGCGCGCGAGGCACTGGGCGACCTGGTGCGGGGTGTGGATATGGTGCCCTGCGCCCAGCCGCCGCACAAGAAAACCGGGCACCTGCTGCCCTTTGAGCTGCGCGCCGCCATGCTGGAGGCGGCCCTGGCCCCCCTGCCCTGGCTGCGCTGCAACCGTCTGGAAGCCCTGCGGGACGGCCCCTCCTACACCTGGGACACCTTGCAGGCCTATCGCGCGGCGGAGCCGGACACGGACTTCTATTTTCTGCTGGGCAGCCCGGATTTCGCCCTGCTGCCCACCTGGCACCAGGGCCTGGAACTGCCCCGGCTCTGCCACTTCGTGGTGGTGCCGCGCGGCGATCTCACTGCCGAGGAATTCACGGACATGACCAGCGCCCTCTGGCCCGAGGCCCGCGAACACCCGCCTGTTCTGCCCGGAGGCCGCTGCATGGCCCTGCCCGGCGGCGGGCTGGCGCATTTTCTGCCGCTGCCCTGGCTGGCCGTAAGCGCCTCGCGCATCCGCGAACTCTGGCTGGCCGGACGCAGTGTGGATTATCTGGTGCCGAGAGCCGCGCTGAATCTTTTGCAGTCCCACCGGCAGGCCATCGCGGCGCATTGGCAGGAGGCAAAATAG
- a CDS encoding S8 family peptidase, whose amino-acid sequence MANRPLLLFPTPESAPRATLPSGFPNVRKPSAARQWDRLSPQFQQLQKAFEDQRVRLQQNAAGIEPEQVLVIETIGSVQDFANAVKKIQGFEWMGEVEGAKTPPDDDFYDERHHDHELGVQLYMIMSNQRALEEMLALWKRYKSNPGHKLKRGLTKFRDVFLCLKDIRRWGLRERLLETGLLEIWKEDLANDPERNVRFETELWFRENADHRAQRAAQIISLIEQMDGRILSQAAIPAICYHAILGELPAAGVKAIIDDPNTELTLCDDVMFFRPVGQMSIGTVPSAEETEPAGDVDTSMPIGDPVVALLDGMPLANHRLLANRMIIDDPDNFEEEYAASERIHGTSMASLIAHGDLSVQSPSLSRPIYVRPIMKPIPSPNQPRPELMPEDRLAVDLIHSAVKRLFEGENGEPPVSPSVRVINLSIGDERRPFIRAISPFARLLDWLSAKYGVLFIVSAGNHLSPIELDPSLPPLESLPPDELERAVIKSLYGDAWSRRLLAPAEAINPLTVGALHHDKAPDAPLGAHRINPLHSVLPSPVSAFGSGYSRSIKPDLLYSGGRQCYPRPMTTVPPQKLELRASYKIQPGNKFASPSTLVGELNATVYGCGTSNAAALMSRNASICYDTLEQIFDDQTIAQDMRKYEAPLLKAMLVHGCSWGDIGIHLIDILNNTGNGARARTLTCNWLGYGAPDIDRVFDCTEQRATLLGFGELTDGHAHIFNLPIPPSLGSRRDRRRLTVTLAWLSPIAAQTQKYRATRLWFTVPAGSSLTPDRQEACGGQGGWQTVQRGTVQHEIFEGSSAEPIGDGDRISIQVNCREDAKKTTLPVPYGLLVSLEVAEGLDLPIYNEVRTRITPAIQIQQTRE is encoded by the coding sequence ATGGCTAATCGCCCCCTATTGCTTTTCCCTACACCGGAGAGTGCGCCTCGCGCCACATTGCCAAGTGGTTTTCCTAATGTTCGGAAACCTTCCGCTGCCCGCCAATGGGACAGACTTTCACCTCAATTCCAGCAGTTGCAAAAGGCCTTTGAAGATCAACGCGTACGGCTTCAGCAAAACGCAGCAGGGATTGAGCCTGAACAGGTTCTTGTCATTGAAACAATTGGTTCAGTCCAGGATTTCGCCAATGCAGTAAAAAAGATTCAAGGCTTTGAGTGGATGGGGGAAGTTGAAGGAGCAAAAACACCCCCTGATGACGATTTCTACGATGAGAGACATCACGACCATGAATTGGGCGTGCAGCTGTACATGATTATGTCCAATCAAAGAGCGCTGGAAGAAATGCTCGCACTCTGGAAACGGTATAAAAGCAATCCAGGACACAAGCTCAAACGTGGATTAACAAAATTTCGAGATGTTTTCCTGTGCTTGAAAGATATCCGTCGATGGGGACTTCGAGAACGCCTCCTCGAAACAGGCCTGTTAGAAATTTGGAAAGAAGATTTGGCAAATGATCCAGAACGAAATGTTCGGTTTGAAACAGAATTGTGGTTTCGAGAAAATGCTGATCATCGCGCGCAACGGGCCGCACAGATTATCTCTCTGATTGAACAAATGGATGGACGTATTCTGAGCCAGGCTGCGATTCCAGCTATTTGCTACCACGCTATACTGGGTGAACTGCCTGCCGCTGGAGTGAAAGCGATCATCGATGATCCAAATACGGAATTAACCTTATGCGATGACGTCATGTTTTTTAGGCCGGTGGGACAGATGAGCATTGGGACTGTGCCTTCTGCGGAAGAGACCGAGCCAGCTGGCGATGTAGACACCTCCATGCCGATAGGAGATCCTGTAGTAGCTTTGCTTGACGGGATGCCTCTTGCAAACCACCGTTTGCTTGCAAACCGGATGATAATAGATGACCCAGACAATTTTGAGGAGGAGTACGCGGCGTCTGAACGCATTCACGGCACTAGCATGGCTTCGCTCATTGCACACGGAGATTTATCGGTCCAGTCCCCATCTCTAAGCAGGCCAATATATGTGCGACCTATTATGAAACCAATTCCGTCGCCCAACCAGCCACGCCCAGAATTGATGCCAGAGGACCGCTTAGCGGTTGACCTGATACATAGCGCCGTGAAGAGACTCTTTGAGGGAGAAAATGGGGAACCTCCTGTCTCTCCTTCTGTACGAGTGATAAATTTATCTATTGGTGATGAAAGAAGGCCTTTCATTAGGGCAATAAGTCCGTTTGCACGCTTACTGGATTGGCTAAGCGCAAAGTATGGGGTTTTGTTTATTGTTAGCGCCGGCAATCACTTATCTCCCATTGAACTTGACCCCTCATTACCTCCGCTCGAATCGCTTCCCCCAGACGAACTAGAACGAGCTGTAATTAAAAGTCTCTATGGTGATGCCTGGAGTAGACGGCTTCTTGCACCAGCTGAGGCGATCAATCCACTTACTGTTGGAGCGCTCCACCACGACAAAGCCCCCGATGCTCCATTGGGTGCACATCGAATTAACCCTCTGCACTCTGTGTTGCCAAGCCCAGTTTCGGCCTTTGGTAGTGGATATTCTCGCAGCATCAAACCAGACTTGCTCTATTCCGGCGGCAGACAATGCTATCCACGCCCGATGACAACGGTACCGCCTCAAAAATTAGAACTCAGAGCTTCATACAAAATCCAACCAGGAAACAAATTTGCTTCACCAAGCACTCTCGTTGGGGAACTGAACGCTACTGTTTACGGATGCGGTACGAGCAACGCAGCAGCTTTGATGTCTCGAAATGCCAGTATTTGCTATGATACCCTTGAACAAATTTTCGATGATCAAACGATTGCGCAAGACATGCGTAAATATGAAGCTCCCTTGCTAAAAGCTATGTTGGTGCATGGTTGCTCCTGGGGTGATATTGGAATACACCTGATTGACATATTGAATAACACTGGGAACGGCGCACGCGCAAGAACGTTAACTTGCAATTGGCTCGGATATGGCGCGCCAGATATAGATCGAGTGTTTGATTGCACAGAACAAAGAGCAACTCTTCTTGGTTTTGGTGAACTTACTGATGGGCATGCCCATATTTTCAACTTGCCAATTCCTCCTTCTTTGGGCTCACGGCGCGATCGACGCCGCTTAACCGTAACTCTCGCATGGTTATCACCCATTGCTGCTCAGACTCAAAAATACCGCGCCACAAGACTATGGTTCACGGTACCTGCGGGCTCATCACTTACCCCGGATAGACAAGAGGCCTGTGGAGGCCAAGGAGGGTGGCAAACAGTACAACGAGGTACTGTTCAACACGAAATTTTTGAAGGAAGTTCTGCCGAACCTATTGGAGATGGTGACAGAATAAGTATTCAGGTGAATTGTCGAGAGGACGCAAAAAAAACTACATTACCTGTACCTTATGGCCTTCTGGTTTCTTTAGAGGTTGCTGAAGGCCTAGATTTACCGATCTACAACGAAGTTCGAACTAGGATTACACCGGCGATCCAAATTCAGCAGACACGGGAGTGA
- a CDS encoding relaxase/mobilization nuclease domain-containing protein — MIAKCIKGKGFRGAAAYDLQPHKSLLLETNMAGRTPRALAVEFGAIRALRPNLSKAVCHVSLSLHPEESLSDEQWCEAAHSWLQEMGFVNNQYVISRHTDAAHPHIHILVNRIALDGKVVTDAHDYRRQEKIMRELEQRFSLRQVRSSRETLRAALTKGEIEHALRTGEASTRMNLQKIIDAALTQKIALNVFCQQLAAQGVTVRLNKASTGFVSGISFALGDVTFKGSKLGKGYTWGALQLRGLLYEQDRRIEEHEQGIGSDNATIPVERDRSDKDRSKPDGSELAGGSTNQELAGADSAFTRIAEKYLSGRAGDRNRSSPSKGLSR; from the coding sequence TTGATAGCCAAGTGCATCAAGGGCAAGGGCTTTCGTGGGGCGGCCGCCTATGATTTGCAGCCTCACAAAAGTCTGTTGCTTGAAACCAATATGGCAGGACGAACACCACGTGCCCTTGCTGTGGAGTTTGGAGCTATTCGGGCCTTAAGGCCGAATCTATCCAAGGCCGTTTGTCATGTGAGCCTCAGCTTGCATCCAGAAGAATCTCTGTCAGATGAGCAATGGTGTGAGGCTGCGCATTCGTGGCTTCAGGAAATGGGCTTTGTAAACAATCAATATGTCATTAGCCGACATACAGACGCAGCACACCCACACATTCATATTCTGGTGAACAGAATTGCACTGGATGGAAAAGTGGTGACTGACGCGCACGACTACAGACGACAAGAAAAAATCATGCGGGAGCTGGAGCAACGGTTTTCTCTTCGGCAGGTGCGCTCAAGTCGGGAAACGTTGCGGGCAGCACTTACGAAAGGGGAGATTGAGCACGCCCTGCGCACTGGCGAGGCCTCCACCCGTATGAACCTACAAAAAATAATTGATGCGGCCCTTACGCAAAAAATCGCGTTGAATGTGTTTTGTCAGCAGTTGGCAGCCCAGGGCGTGACCGTGCGTTTAAATAAAGCCTCCACCGGGTTTGTTTCGGGGATCAGCTTTGCGCTTGGTGACGTGACGTTCAAGGGCAGCAAGCTCGGCAAAGGGTACACATGGGGCGCATTGCAACTTAGAGGATTACTCTATGAGCAAGATAGACGAATTGAAGAGCATGAGCAGGGCATCGGAAGCGACAACGCCACCATCCCCGTCGAGCGAGATAGATCAGACAAGGATAGAAGCAAGCCTGATGGTTCTGAGCTTGCAGGAGGAAGCACGAATCAAGAACTCGCAGGAGCTGATTCAGCTTTTACGAGAATTGCAGAGAAGTACCTCTCAGGCCGCGCGGGAGATCGGAACCGCAGCTCACCAAGTAAGGGATTATCCCGTTGA